In Pedosphaera parvula Ellin514, the sequence TTCAAGTTTTTCCTCCTGAAATGCGCCAGAGAGCCATGCGGTGCATTGGTGACCTTGTTGCACCATCAGGCACGCTCTTGCTCATTTGCCGTGGCCGGGAGGAGTCCGAATCTCCGGGTGCCATGCCATGGCCACTCATGCGTCGGGAGTTGCAGTCTTTACTTGGGTTTGGGCTACTGGAGTTTTCATTCGAGGATTACAGCGATGCGGAGAATCCACCTGTTCGCCGATTTCGTGTTCAGTATGATCGAGCCACCTAACCATGCGCGAGGCTGTGTGAAAACTCCTCCACAGTGCGAGAGAGCAGCACCTCCAGTGGCAACCTCCCACCGCGCCTATGAGGCACCGAATGTTTCAACACCCGAATCACAGGTTGTATATTAATTGTTAGGCGGGTCCGCCATGTCAGCGTCCATACACCATGAAAGTCATCGAAGACAAGGTCACTGTTCATCCGCCTCACGCCATCTGCAAGGCGGATGTTCCGGTCATCTTTTCCGCGTTGCCAGCGGAGTGGACGGCGGGCATTCAGACGGTGAGGCTGAGTTCCTCGCTTGGAGAGAATCCGACGGTTATCGCATTCTTCCATCCACCCGATGGTTCACTGCTGGTCAAGTCGCGAGGATTTACCAAAGAGCGAGTTTTGCGTGGTGTTCTTACCGAGTTGGCAGGACACGCGCTCGGGCTGACCTTTCGCACTTATCGCCGGTTGCAGAAGCGGGACGAGTCGCGAGTGCAGCAAGTCATTGCTCCGCTCGTCGAGGAGATTTTGCCGCAGCTTTCACAGAAGAAGGTTTGGCTGGACAAATGACGATGCCTAACCATGCGCGAGGCCGTGTGAAAACTCCTGGCATGATTGGCGGGTGAGCTGACTATATCGTCTCGAACATTCCTTCCTTGTTGCGGTATTGAATCATGGTGCAGCCCCAGTTGGGCAGACCATAATCATCCAGTGGTCCAAACTCGGTTTCATCGTCTGGCCCCAAATATCTACCTTCTGCCATCAAGTTGTTGTCGTCGTCCAGCAACCTGAACTCTTTGCCTTCGCCAGCCTTGAGCCTTGCCAGAATCTCGTCTGACATGGCGTTCGGTCCAGCGACTGAGCTGGGTTTGTTGTCGAAGTGGTCAAAGGTGAGCATCCAACCATAAGGCTCACCATCATAGGGGAACATCCGTCGTATCAATTCGCTCACATTACCTCCTTTATTTCTGTCAGATCACGTTTCTCTTTCACCCAGTCCAGGTATTCATCCGGCTTGTCACCCTCTGACCAGGCATCCTTGAAGTCGTCCTCTTCGCCAATGTCATTCAGCTCCAGCCCGAACCTTGCTTTAGATTGCATTTCCAAAGCCTGTTTCCACTGATGAAGAGTGATTGTTTTGTTCTCGTCAGCGATTGTGAGTCTGGCCTGTTGCTGCTCATCCAGCTCTCCAGCAAACACCGACCAGTCGCCATACCACATGCCACCGTAGTAAAGGCAATCTTCGTCGATGTGCAGCTCGATCAGGTTACTTCCGTCATTATCTCCGCAGCGAACATCAGCGGCATAGGTGGTATGCACCCAGTCGAATGGTCCGAAGATTGGTCCATCCGGCCCCCAATCGCTGAGTGATTCATCTGGCGTTCTGCGGCCATGGTGAAGTGATAGATATACTTTGCTCATAAGGTTGTCTCCAATGTTGAAAGTGTTCTTGTTGCAGACTGTTTACGTTGATTGCTCCATGGACGCTTTATCCTCCAGTTCCACCAGCCCACTTGCCCTGAGCAGTCGCAACACTTCTTCGCTGGCTAACTCGTATGACCTCCAGCAAGCATTGTCCTCGGTGCTGCTCATGTTCTCAAAAAAGAAGTCATGCTTCCTCGCCTCGGCATACTTGCCTGGTGTCCAGTAATAGCTGCCGATTCCAAATTGGTCCTGGCAGGCTCGGCTCGGGTCCGTTTCACCAACAGCGAATTGCAATCGGCGGAAGATCGATTCATGGGAGAAGATGAAGGACAGCCGGTCCATTTCTGGTTGTTCACTTGCCTTCTTGACCGGGACAGTCATCTGGTAACTGCCCTTGCCTTGACCAGTGCAGCCCATGCACATAGTCAACTCGCAACGATAGCCCAAGGTTTCCAGTGCATCGATCATGGCCACGATGGCAGCACCGCGCATTTGGAACAGCTCGCGGTTGCACCCTGCGCTCACGAAGACGTTGAGTCCGATGCTTACGATGCGTCCACCGCTGGCGTTGTGCTCCTGTGGTGGGAACTCGATCATGTGACTCGGCTCGCCTTCCAGGTAACGGCCTACGCACACTTCATCCCCAGCCTCAGCAAACCTCGGCTCCGGCCTGACGATCTTGCTACAGATCACGGAACGAATGCGGTCGGCCATTTCCTTCACCCGGTCGCGTCCTTCCGCCCAGCCGTGTGTGGCCAGCTTGAAAG encodes:
- a CDS encoding DUF7192 family protein, with the protein product MEAIDNPTTGTYIRRYEDWAEWMQYAAKDATFLPPESRMSRRVGHANWAGTETFEEAFKLATHGWAEGRDRVKEMADRIRSVICSKIVRPEPRFAEAGDEVCVGRYLEGEPSHMIEFPPQEHNASGGRIVSIGLNVFVSAGCNRELFQMRGAAIVAMIDALETLGYRCELTMCMGCTGQGKGSYQMTVPVKKASEQPEMDRLSFIFSHESIFRRLQFAVGETDPSRACQDQFGIGSYYWTPGKYAEARKHDFFFENMSSTEDNACWRSYELASEEVLRLLRASGLVELEDKASMEQST